One window of the Acinonyx jubatus isolate Ajub_Pintada_27869175 chromosome A2, VMU_Ajub_asm_v1.0, whole genome shotgun sequence genome contains the following:
- the FCHO1 gene encoding F-BAR domain only protein 1 isoform X4, whose amino-acid sequence MSYFGEHFWGEKNHGFEVLYHSVKQGPISTKELADFIRERATIEETYSKAMAKLSKLASNGTPVGTFAPLWEVFRVSSDKLALCHLELTRKLQDLIKDVLRYGEEQLKIHKKCKEDAVGTLDAVQVLAGVSQLLPKSRENYLNRCMDQERLRRESTSQKEMDKAETKTKKAAESLRRSVEKYNSARADFEQKMLDSAVRFQAMEETHLRHMKALLGSYAHSVEDTHVQIGQVHEEFKQNIENVSVEMLLKKFAESKGTGREKPGPLDFEAYSAAALQEAMKRLRGAKAFRLPGLSRREREPPAAVDSLEPDSGTCPEVDEEGFTVRPDVTQNSTAEPSRFSSSDSDFDDEEPRKFYVHIKPAPARALACSPEAAAAQLRATAGSLILPPGPGGTMKRHSSRDAAGKPQRPRSAPRASSCAEKLQSDEQFSKNLFGPPLESAFDHEDFTGSSSLGFTSSPSPFSSSSPENVEDSGLDSPSHVAPGPSPDSWVPRPGTPQSPPSYRAPASESRGTRPLPASDSPQPLAPSPGPWGLEAVAGGDLMPAPADLTARDGLAAPPRRPRTRKVSCPLTRSNGDLSRSLSPSPLGSSSASTISERPSFSSQAGHGVSRGPSPVVLGSQDALPVATAFTEYVHAYFRGHSPSCLARVTGELTMTFPAGIVRVFSGTPPPPVLSFRLVHTSAIEHFQPNADLLFSDPSQSDPETKDFWLNMAALTEALQHQAEQNPAASYYNVVLLRYQFSRPGPQSVPLQLSAHWQCGGTLTQVSVEYSYRPGATAVPTPLTNVQILLPVGEPVTNIRLQPAATWNLEEKRLLWKLPDVSEAGGMYLVSC is encoded by the exons ATGTCGTATTTTGGGGAGCACTTTTGG GGTGAAAAGAACCATGGCTTTGAGGTCCTGTACCACAGCGTGAAGCAGGGGCCCATCTCCACCAAGGAGCTGGCCGACTTCATCCGGGAGAG GGCCACCATCGAGGAGACCTACTCAAAGGCGATGGCAAAACTTTCCAAGCTGGCCAGTAACGGGACCCCCGTGGG GACCTTCGCCCCGCTGTGGGAGGTCTTCCGCGTCTCCTCAGACAAGCTGGCGCTCTGTCACCTAGAGCTGACACGGAAACTGCAGGACCTCATCAAGGACGTGCTCCGCTACGGCGAGGAGCAGCTCAAGATACACAAAAAG tgCAAAGAGGACGCGGTGGGCACCCTGGACGCCGTGCAGGTCCTGGCAGGCGTCAGCCAGCTCCTGCCCAAGTCCCGCGAGAACTACCTGAACCGCTGCATGGACCAGGAGCGGCTGCGGAGGGAGAGCACCAGCCAGAAGGAGATGGACAAG GCAGAGACCAAGACGAAGAAGGCGGCAGAGAGCCTGAGGCGCTCGGTGGAAAAATACAACTCAGCCCGCGCAGACTTTGAGCAGAAGATGCTGGATTCGGCTGTG CGTTTCCAAGCCATGGAGGAGACCCACCTGCGGCACATGAAGGCCCTGCTAGGCTCCTACGCCCACTCCGTGGAGGACACCCATGTGCAGATCGGGCAG GTGCACGAGGAGTTTAAGCAGAACATAGAGAACGTCAGTGTGGAGATGCTGCTGAAGAAGTTTGCAGAGAGCAAGGGCACAGGCCGGGAGAAGCCTG GGCCTTTGGATTTTGAGGCATACAGTGCAGCTGCCCTGCAGGAAG CAATGAAACGTTTGCGGGGAGCCAAGGCCTTTCGCCTCCCAGGACTGAGCCGGCGGGAGCGGGAGCCCCCTGCAGCTGT AGATTCCCTGGAGCCCGATTCAGGG ACGTGTCCAGAGGTGGATGAAGAAGGTTTCACTGTCCGGCCTGATGTGACCCAGAACAG CACGGCGGAGCCCTCCCGCTTTTCCTCCAGCGACTCGGACTTCGATGATGAGGAACCCCGCAAGTTCTACGTGCACATCAAGCCCGCCCCTGCCCGCGCCCTGGCCTGCAGCCCCGAGGCAGCTGCGGCGCAACTCAGGGCCACGGCTGGCAGCCTCATCCTTCCTCCCGGCCCAGGG GGCACCATGAAACGCCACTCTTCAC GGGACGCTGCTGGAAAACCACAGAGGCCTCGATCTGCCCCAAGAGCCAGCAG CTGTGCGGAGAAGCTGCAGTCAGATGAGCAGTTTTCCAAGAACCTCTTTGGGCCGCCCCTAGAGTCGGCCTTTGACCACGAAGACTTTAcag GCTCCAGCAGCCTCGGCTTCACCTCCAGCCCCTCACCTTTCTCCTCCTCGTCGCCCGAGAATGTGGAGGACTCCGGCCTGGACTCGCCATCCCACGTGGCGCCTGGCCCCTCCCCGGATTCCTGGGTCCCCCGCCCCGGCACCCCGCAGAGCCCACCTAGCTATAGGGCACCGGCCTCCGAGTCGAGGGGGACACGGCCCCTGCCAGCATCGGACTCGCCGCAGCCCCTCGCCCCATCCCCGGGTCCCTGGGGGCTGGAGGCTGTGGCTGGAGGAG ACCTGATGCCTGCCCCTGCTGACCTTACAGCCAGAGACGGTCTGGCAGCCCCGCCCCGGAGACCCCGCACCAGGAAGGTGTCCTGCCCCCTCACGCGCAGCAACGGGGACCTG TCCCGgtctctgagcccctccccactGGGCTCCTCGTCCGCGAGCACCATCTCAGAACGGCCTAGCTTCTCGTCGCAGGCAGGACACG GAGTCTCCCGGGGACCCAGCCCTGTGGTCTTGGGCTCCCAGGATGCCCTGCCTGTGGCTACAGCCTTCACCGAATATGTCCACGCCTACTTTCGAGGCCACAGCCCCAG CTGCCTGGCTCGAGTAACTGGGGAACTGACCATGACCTTCCCTGCTGGCATCGTGCGTGTGTTCAGcgggaccccacccccacctgtccTCAGCTTCCGCCTCGTGCACACGTCCGCCATTGAGCACTTCCAGCCCAATGCTGACCTGCTCTTTAG TGACCCCTCCCAGAGCGACCCTGAGACCAAAGACTTCTGGCTCAACATGGCGGCTCTGACTgaggccctgcagcaccaggcaGAGCAGAATCCAGCTGCCTCCTACTACAATGTGGTGTTGCTAAGATACCAG TTTTCCCGCCCGGGTCCCCAGTCTGTGCCTCTGCAGCTGAGCGCCCACTGGCAGTGCGGGGGGACCCTCACTCAGGTGTCGGTGGAGTACAGCTACCGGCCCGGCGCCACGGCCGTGCCCACGCCCCTCACCAACGTCCAGATCCTGCTGCCCGTGGGGGAGCCCGTGACCAACATCCGCCTACAGCCAGCCGCCACCTG
- the FCHO1 gene encoding F-BAR domain only protein 1 isoform X3, with protein sequence MSYFGEHFWGEKNHGFEVLYHSVKQGPISTKELADFIRERATIEETYSKAMAKLSKLASNGTPVGTFAPLWEVFRVSSDKLALCHLELTRKLQDLIKDVLRYGEEQLKIHKKCKEDAVGTLDAVQVLAGVSQLLPKSRENYLNRCMDQERLRRESTSQKEMDKAETKTKKAAESLRRSVEKYNSARADFEQKMLDSAVRFQAMEETHLRHMKALLGSYAHSVEDTHVQIGQVHEEFKQNIENVSVEMLLKKFAESKGTGREKPGPLDFEAYSAAALQEAMKRLRGAKAFRLPGLSRREREPPAAVDSLEPDSGTCPEVDEEGFTVRPDVTQNSTAEPSRFSSSDSDFDDEEPRKFYVHIKPAPARALACSPEAAAAQLRATAGSLILPPGPGGTMKRHSSRDAAGKPQRPRSAPRASSCAEKLQSDEQFSKNLFGPPLESAFDHEDFTGSSSLGFTSSPSPFSSSSPENVEDSGLDSPSHVAPGPSPDSWVPRPGTPQSPPSYRAPASESRGTRPLPASDSPQPLAPSPGPWGLEAVAGGDLMPAPADLTARDGLAAPPRRPRTRKVSCPLTRSNGDLSRSLSPSPLGSSSASTISERPSFSSQAGHGVSRGPSPVVLGSQDALPVATAFTEYVHAYFRGHSPSCLARVTGELTMTFPAGIVRVFSGTPPPPVLSFRLVHTSAIEHFQPNADLLFSDPSQSDPETKDFWLNMAALTEALQHQAEQNPAASYYNVVLLRYQFSRPGPQSVPLQLSAHWQCGGTLTQVSVEYSYRPGATAVPTPLTNVQILLPVGEPVTNIRLQPAATWNLEEKRLLWKLPDVSEAGGSGHLSASWEPCSGPSTPSPVAAQFTSEGATLSGVDLELVGSGYRMSLVKRRFATGMYLVSC encoded by the exons ATGTCGTATTTTGGGGAGCACTTTTGG GGTGAAAAGAACCATGGCTTTGAGGTCCTGTACCACAGCGTGAAGCAGGGGCCCATCTCCACCAAGGAGCTGGCCGACTTCATCCGGGAGAG GGCCACCATCGAGGAGACCTACTCAAAGGCGATGGCAAAACTTTCCAAGCTGGCCAGTAACGGGACCCCCGTGGG GACCTTCGCCCCGCTGTGGGAGGTCTTCCGCGTCTCCTCAGACAAGCTGGCGCTCTGTCACCTAGAGCTGACACGGAAACTGCAGGACCTCATCAAGGACGTGCTCCGCTACGGCGAGGAGCAGCTCAAGATACACAAAAAG tgCAAAGAGGACGCGGTGGGCACCCTGGACGCCGTGCAGGTCCTGGCAGGCGTCAGCCAGCTCCTGCCCAAGTCCCGCGAGAACTACCTGAACCGCTGCATGGACCAGGAGCGGCTGCGGAGGGAGAGCACCAGCCAGAAGGAGATGGACAAG GCAGAGACCAAGACGAAGAAGGCGGCAGAGAGCCTGAGGCGCTCGGTGGAAAAATACAACTCAGCCCGCGCAGACTTTGAGCAGAAGATGCTGGATTCGGCTGTG CGTTTCCAAGCCATGGAGGAGACCCACCTGCGGCACATGAAGGCCCTGCTAGGCTCCTACGCCCACTCCGTGGAGGACACCCATGTGCAGATCGGGCAG GTGCACGAGGAGTTTAAGCAGAACATAGAGAACGTCAGTGTGGAGATGCTGCTGAAGAAGTTTGCAGAGAGCAAGGGCACAGGCCGGGAGAAGCCTG GGCCTTTGGATTTTGAGGCATACAGTGCAGCTGCCCTGCAGGAAG CAATGAAACGTTTGCGGGGAGCCAAGGCCTTTCGCCTCCCAGGACTGAGCCGGCGGGAGCGGGAGCCCCCTGCAGCTGT AGATTCCCTGGAGCCCGATTCAGGG ACGTGTCCAGAGGTGGATGAAGAAGGTTTCACTGTCCGGCCTGATGTGACCCAGAACAG CACGGCGGAGCCCTCCCGCTTTTCCTCCAGCGACTCGGACTTCGATGATGAGGAACCCCGCAAGTTCTACGTGCACATCAAGCCCGCCCCTGCCCGCGCCCTGGCCTGCAGCCCCGAGGCAGCTGCGGCGCAACTCAGGGCCACGGCTGGCAGCCTCATCCTTCCTCCCGGCCCAGGG GGCACCATGAAACGCCACTCTTCAC GGGACGCTGCTGGAAAACCACAGAGGCCTCGATCTGCCCCAAGAGCCAGCAG CTGTGCGGAGAAGCTGCAGTCAGATGAGCAGTTTTCCAAGAACCTCTTTGGGCCGCCCCTAGAGTCGGCCTTTGACCACGAAGACTTTAcag GCTCCAGCAGCCTCGGCTTCACCTCCAGCCCCTCACCTTTCTCCTCCTCGTCGCCCGAGAATGTGGAGGACTCCGGCCTGGACTCGCCATCCCACGTGGCGCCTGGCCCCTCCCCGGATTCCTGGGTCCCCCGCCCCGGCACCCCGCAGAGCCCACCTAGCTATAGGGCACCGGCCTCCGAGTCGAGGGGGACACGGCCCCTGCCAGCATCGGACTCGCCGCAGCCCCTCGCCCCATCCCCGGGTCCCTGGGGGCTGGAGGCTGTGGCTGGAGGAG ACCTGATGCCTGCCCCTGCTGACCTTACAGCCAGAGACGGTCTGGCAGCCCCGCCCCGGAGACCCCGCACCAGGAAGGTGTCCTGCCCCCTCACGCGCAGCAACGGGGACCTG TCCCGgtctctgagcccctccccactGGGCTCCTCGTCCGCGAGCACCATCTCAGAACGGCCTAGCTTCTCGTCGCAGGCAGGACACG GAGTCTCCCGGGGACCCAGCCCTGTGGTCTTGGGCTCCCAGGATGCCCTGCCTGTGGCTACAGCCTTCACCGAATATGTCCACGCCTACTTTCGAGGCCACAGCCCCAG CTGCCTGGCTCGAGTAACTGGGGAACTGACCATGACCTTCCCTGCTGGCATCGTGCGTGTGTTCAGcgggaccccacccccacctgtccTCAGCTTCCGCCTCGTGCACACGTCCGCCATTGAGCACTTCCAGCCCAATGCTGACCTGCTCTTTAG TGACCCCTCCCAGAGCGACCCTGAGACCAAAGACTTCTGGCTCAACATGGCGGCTCTGACTgaggccctgcagcaccaggcaGAGCAGAATCCAGCTGCCTCCTACTACAATGTGGTGTTGCTAAGATACCAG TTTTCCCGCCCGGGTCCCCAGTCTGTGCCTCTGCAGCTGAGCGCCCACTGGCAGTGCGGGGGGACCCTCACTCAGGTGTCGGTGGAGTACAGCTACCGGCCCGGCGCCACGGCCGTGCCCACGCCCCTCACCAACGTCCAGATCCTGCTGCCCGTGGGGGAGCCCGTGACCAACATCCGCCTACAGCCAGCCGCCACCTG